The following is a genomic window from Nitrospira sp. CR1.1.
AGGAAACGATTTCTCTGATCGAGACGGGTCATCCGGCAGCGAAGCTGCAGACCATACTGGGGATTCTGGCGGCGCTCGATCTCGAGCTTCGGATTGTGCCACGGTCGAAGGGGCAGGCTGCGGACATCGAGGAGATCTTCTGATGTCCCGCCGCCGCGCCCATGCGCCATTGCGCGTGCTGCTAAATAACCGACCGGTCGGCCGACTCAACAAGGCTGCCACGGGCGCCATTGATTTCCAGTATGAGCCCGCGTGGCTCGACTGGGAGTATGCAATGCCCGTGTCGTTGTCGCTTCCTCTTCGGGAGGACGCATACAGGGGGGCGGCGGTCACGGCGGTCTTCGACAATCTGTTGCCGGATTCCGATACGTTACGCCGGCGCGTGGCCGAAAAGGTCGGCGCGGCCGGAACAGATTTTTACAGCCTGTTGGCGGCCATCGGGCGCGATTGCGTGGGCGCGCTGCAGTTCATGGGGCTCGACGAGAATGCGCCCGATGGTGAGAGCGGCGCGATCACAGGTGAGTTGGTGAACGAGTCGGCGATAGAGAGACTACTGCAGGGCCTGTCGCAGGCTCCGCTAGGGCTGAGTCGGGATGTGGACTTTCGGATTTCTGTGGCCGGAGCCCAGGAGAAAACAGCGCTGCTCCGGCACAAGGGACAGTGGTGGAAGCCGTCGGGTACC
Proteins encoded in this region:
- a CDS encoding helix-turn-helix domain-containing protein, whose protein sequence is MKDLARDPRQVGNLVRRARKKQGLSQSQLGDKAGLRQETISLIETGHPAAKLQTILGILAALDLELRIVPRSKGQAADIEEIF